CCTATATACAGCAACCACGATACCACTACTACTTAATAATACAATTACCTCCTAAAAAACACCCATCTCAGGCCAATTGTTAAGGACTTGATGAGGATGCAACTTGTCTTGGTTCTCTTAGATACCCCAGAAGCGTTTCTGCCTgcaaaaattaacaatttttcattagTGTTCATTTCATAGAATCAGTTAACAAAAAATCGTGTAAAAATTGATGACTAATCAGTTTTCGGTAATCACCTTATGCTTTGCTCGAACGCTTCCAGTCTGAGAAAGTGCAACTAATGGGGGAATTCCACCTTCGCTGACGAGCAACCCTCGATTTCTCACACTCTCAACACACAATTGCAATAGTGTCAACACTGCAAATTCTTTCCCTTTCAACGACCCATCTTCAATTGCTTCTACAAGCGCAGCAATTCCACCCTCTTCCACAATCGCATCCTTTCCCTCTTGAATCCCAGCCAGGCTACTCAGAACCACCATCGCCTTCTCTGCTAAACCCGTACCTTGCTCTGCTACTAGCGCCACCAATGGCTTCACAGCTCCAGCAGTGACGGCCCGCTCCTTATTCGGTTTGATCGAGCAAAGCTTATAGAGCGTCGTGAGCGCGTCCTTCTTCCCTCTATTCGATCCATTCAGTAGTAAAGATACCAGTGGTGGAATGGCCCCGCAAACCCCAATCGAAGTTTTGTTTTCCTCCAACAAAGCAAGGCTCATCAAAGCACACGCCGCATTCTGTTTCGAAGTTTCCGTACCGGTTTTGAGCGCATAAACCAGCGACTTCACGGCTCCAGCATTCGTGATAATAACTTTATTAGACTCATGGAGAGAGAGATTCAGCAAGGCAGTTACGGCGTGCTCTTGTGTCCATGGATCGGTAGATCGAAGCAAAGGAATTAAAGCAGGAACAGCCCCAGACTCCCCAATGAGAACCCGATTATCAGACCGATTCTTCGCCAGAAGCCTCAGTTTAGCCGCCGCAGATCGCTTGACCGCAATTgacgaagattgaagcccaTCGATACAGATCTTAACAGTCGGCTGTAGATCTTCAGGCGAAATACTCTCAATAATCTCAGTGGAGAAATTCTCTCTCTGCAAAAACCCTAAACAGGGTTCAGGCTCCGGGTCACCATCCTCACCTTCTCGTTGAGGAACAACCGCCATAGAAGGTAAACTTGCAAGTCTCTGCAATTCTCCAGAAATATCACTACTACAAGCGGAGAAATCACTGAAAGCATGagaaagttcaagaaaatCCTGTTCCTGTTCAGAAGATTGCTTAGACCATTTAGGGCTACGCGATGCCAACTCGCCAAGTCTCAAGTCGATGACAGAATCGGTGAGATTTTCAGAGACACAGCCGGATTTAGCAGCGACAGAGCCATTAAAGGTACAACTATTATCATCTTGAAAGAAATTAGAACGAATAGTACGCATAGAACGGCCAATGTTCCTGCTGATTTTACTGGAAGTAGTAGAGGATGGACTATAACAATTTCTGGTCAAAGGAAAGCGATTAGAAGTGGAATGAGAATCTTCAAGCGACACCATTTCCAAAActggaaagaaaaaatctcaGTTGAAAGGCGTAGAAGAATTTGATTAAGAGTTTTGTTTATGGGGAAATTATCATGGCCGGAGAAGAAGGAATGTGATAGGAGGAAGGGAAGCGGAGGGGGGgggagagaagagaagagaagagaagagaggtATATTTGGTTTATGGTAATGAGTGTTGCATTTAGTATGGAATCTTTCAATCTTTGGTTTCGATAGATAGAGCTGCGAGGGTTTGTATGGTTGGAATGGTCACAGACGATTTTAATAACGGAAAGTTGGGCCACCCTCTTATCTCATCCCACTCATCTTCACCATCCATTTGTGCAAACTGGAGGGTCAGATGTGACAACCGTCGCACCTTCTTCCCCTACTTTCATCTTTGCCCTTAAACACACacacctctctctctctctctctttgtgGGGTATGGATTCCCTCCTGTGGGACCGTCGGCAACTCACCAAAACCGGCGTCGTTTCCTTCCCACCAATTACAATTACAATCACAATTACAACAACTACCCATATAATCACCTTtcatttataatcattttagACCCTAGGGACGGACTACGGTTCACAACTTccacatacacatacacacagTTTAGCTTTAGCTTATGGGGTCTTACGTGGCAGAATCGCGTCTGGGAGTTTACGACAATAGTCAGCGTACAGCTGTAACCTTAGCTGTGAAACTAACACGTGTTCGTTCTTCCGATACGCCCTACCCGATCCTTCCACTCCTCCTcggtttttttattttttatttttaaggcTCGAAGCATGCACACGTGCCGATGAGTGGCGATGCACACGTGCCCGACGGCGCAAGGAATTTTCCATCGGATAACGAGAACCCTTTTTTACTCTTTACTTCTCACTTCTCAAATCAAACACCTCCTTTTACCCCACCGCCATTCTTTAAGGggtaactttttattttttatttttacaaagtAGAATTTTCCATAAAGTGAAAAAGGGTAAAATTCTTTTACCACTTCTGAGAAAATTATTTGCAAACAATGGAGCCTCTACTCTTGTGGTCCGGACACAAATAtcttatttattcatttcacttttttattttttaaattatagataATTACATTCATGGGAAAAAGTTGTATGGACAGTGACTTGAGAGAAATTAAAGTAGTTTCGTAAAATACAACGGAAAGGGGATTAACTTGTTTATCTATATTGTGTATACATTCTAGGTCAAAAGTGTAATAGCCCAAGTGGTATGTCTATGTCTTTACATCACAATAATATGGCTGAGGTGTGCTATTATTCACATGCActtcttattattaaacaTACAGagtcttttagtttttcatagTATCTATTTGCTTTCTTTACTGCTATCATCTTGTGTTTACAAACATGATCAATTTAGTCTTACTTCTATTCTCTCTCCATATTCAACTTCAACATTCATGAATTGTACAAACTCTACTAGTTTGGGCAAGGACAAGCGCAAGCAGTACTCTACGTTACTCTAAActatcttatatatatttttcacttaATCTCAATCTTCTTTTATCATTGTTGGCTTGAATTATGTTATATTGTTGGTATGTTGTTCATACTATACTCCCACCCTGTCTAAAGATCCTATGAAAACAAGCATTGTATGTATTGATATACACAAAAGATGATTgtaattttaacaataatgtgGCAAACTGTACGGTAAAATCATGTGATATGGTTCCGAAGGATGAACTGGATATGAACAGTTCCAATAAGATTTCAtgaataaatgaattattgtggttaattataattgttaatCTTCACTGcaataaaaagaagagtagtttttgtaaatactttcaaATTCTCATTACTTTAATCTCAATAATTCCataaatgaaatgtttttataatcGTGTTTAAAGTTACATAATTTAGAccatgttttaattaattagaaaaaatatatatactacttaCACCTTTACTTTACTGTTTAAAAGCAAACTTTAAAAATGCCTTAAGGACTATTCTCAATAATCAACCtatcatttgaaatttcaaaatttttaaaaataattttattttcaaaaccaagCATCGAAAAAACACTAAATAAATAGACatctttttaacattttttactttgattatgtttagaattgattattatagctatgaaagaaataatagtaTATGAAATTACCATATAATCACAAGATTATGAAATATAGTAACAATTGAGATTATTGTAGGTAGGctaaatgtaaaagaaaacacatatgattttatattttagcattaaactttttgacaaacaAATAGAACTTGTACATTTCATAAATGATCATTTTCAGAAAGCTCtctatcttattattatttacaatatcTAAGAACAAGAggttagaaaaattaatgaaactaataataaataaagcagttttttgttttcttttaattgatCTTGAGGGAAACCAATAAAGATGTACTTTAATAAAATAGCGTGTTGCTGAGGTGTATTTTTGtgtataattattgtttataactGTTCAATACAACTatgcttttaaaataaatactattCCCAATGTGTACGCTCTACACAGTCCAGACtatattcattattattattattatcatttttctgtcttttctttttctctttttcttcttttaattaatatatatataaaaaaaagattttaagaaCTTGgaagtaaataaaaacaaattattcgtacaaatattgtatattaaaaagcagcttttcctttaatttgaattttaagaaaGCTGTGTGTCTCGAATTTCACGACCCTTCTAAGTTCcaatccttttctttttttttattattattatgatatattatatattaaatagatAGGCCATAAATGATgatgttaataataataataaactaagaGGAGTTTCTTGAATTAATCAATATGCATGCATATTGCccaaacaattaatttaagaCCACcggtatatataattaatcaataatcaTGCTGCTTTATCTAACTTCGCttcaagttttttaatttatgtttaatgtATTAATCCCTTAATTTAAAGATCTTCATTGCCAATCA
This DNA window, taken from Cucumis sativus cultivar 9930 chromosome 6, Cucumber_9930_V3, whole genome shotgun sequence, encodes the following:
- the LOC101207388 gene encoding U-box domain-containing protein 4, which codes for MVSLEDSHSTSNRFPLTRNCYSPSSTTSSKISRNIGRSMRTIRSNFFQDDNSCTFNGSVAAKSGCVSENLTDSVIDLRLGELASRSPKWSKQSSEQEQDFLELSHAFSDFSACSSDISGELQRLASLPSMAVVPQREGEDGDPEPEPCLGFLQRENFSTEIIESISPEDLQPTVKICIDGLQSSSIAVKRSAAAKLRLLAKNRSDNRVLIGESGAVPALIPLLRSTDPWTQEHAVTALLNLSLHESNKVIITNAGAVKSLVYALKTGTETSKQNAACALMSLALLEENKTSIGVCGAIPPLVSLLLNGSNRGKKDALTTLYKLCSIKPNKERAVTAGAVKPLVALVAEQGTGLAEKAMVVLSSLAGIQEGKDAIVEEGGIAALVEAIEDGSLKGKEFAVLTLLQLCVESVRNRGLLVSEGGIPPLVALSQTGSVRAKHKAETLLGYLREPRQVASSSSP